The proteins below are encoded in one region of Amycolatopsis magusensis:
- a CDS encoding TIGR03557 family F420-dependent LLM class oxidoreductase, producing the protein MVSIGYFLSCEEFGPRELVEQAQRAEAAGFERLWISDHFHPWLDEQGQSPFVWSVIGALSQVTSLPITTAVTCPLVRLHPAVVAQAAATAAVQCRGGFTLGVGTGEALNEHVTGEPWPTPPVRLEMLEEAIEVIRELHTGKLTSHRGKHYTVENARIYTRPEQPVPIYVSAFGPAATKLAARVGDGFCTVAPDADAVALYRREGGGDRPVQGGMKVCWAPSEEEGVRTAHRLWRNELLPGKLPSTLPNPDDFTDAAELVTEDMVRGQFACGPDPQAHLEKVRAFVDAGFDEVYVQQIGPEQDGFFETWKTDVLPHV; encoded by the coding sequence ATGGTGAGCATCGGGTACTTCCTGTCGTGTGAGGAGTTCGGTCCGCGGGAGCTGGTCGAGCAGGCCCAGCGGGCCGAAGCGGCCGGGTTCGAGCGGTTGTGGATCTCCGACCACTTCCACCCCTGGCTGGACGAGCAGGGCCAGAGCCCGTTCGTCTGGTCGGTGATCGGCGCGCTGAGCCAGGTGACGTCGCTGCCGATCACCACGGCCGTCACCTGCCCGCTGGTGCGGCTGCACCCCGCGGTGGTCGCGCAGGCGGCCGCGACCGCGGCGGTCCAGTGCCGCGGCGGCTTCACCTTGGGTGTGGGCACCGGTGAGGCGCTCAACGAGCACGTCACCGGTGAGCCTTGGCCCACGCCTCCCGTCCGGCTGGAGATGCTCGAAGAGGCGATCGAGGTGATCCGCGAGCTGCACACGGGCAAGCTGACCAGCCACCGGGGCAAGCACTACACGGTCGAGAACGCCCGCATCTACACCCGCCCCGAGCAGCCGGTGCCGATCTACGTCTCGGCCTTCGGCCCGGCCGCCACCAAACTCGCCGCGCGGGTGGGAGACGGCTTCTGCACAGTGGCCCCGGACGCCGACGCGGTGGCGCTGTACCGCCGGGAAGGCGGCGGCGACCGGCCGGTGCAGGGCGGGATGAAGGTCTGCTGGGCACCGTCCGAAGAGGAGGGTGTCCGCACGGCACACCGCCTGTGGCGCAACGAGCTGCTCCCGGGCAAGCTCCCTTCGACGTTGCCCAACCCGGACGACTTCACCGACGCGGCCGAGCTGGTGACCGAGGACATGGTGCGCGGTCAGTTCGCCTGCGGCCCGGATCCGCAGGCGCACCTGGAGAAGGTGCGTGCCTTCGTCGACGCCGGGTTCGACGAGGTGTACGTCCAGCAGATCGGCCCCGAGCAGGACGGCTTCTTCGAGACCTGGAAGACCGACGTCCTGCCGCACGTGTAG
- a CDS encoding phosphatase PAP2 family protein, with the protein MRRSVHFDIRRFRAVIGFVGGGCALVFILLGVLVRNGLSPADRWVIDHVVVLPGSPLHQAALVLSTVTVLSCAAVLVAVALRAWWRRPRRGADLLWCLALLLCCGLLAALQFVFRRPGPPGQPEGFSYPSGHASVAGAFAVVAVLIAAVFVRKWLLVVVAVQGGALLLTMAARVALTEHYVTDVLGAVLGICAVGLLGAAAVKRWWVDSPA; encoded by the coding sequence ATGCGGCGAAGTGTTCACTTCGATATTCGGCGATTCCGCGCGGTGATCGGCTTTGTCGGCGGGGGGTGCGCGCTGGTGTTCATCCTGCTCGGTGTGCTGGTGCGCAACGGACTCTCGCCGGCCGACCGCTGGGTGATCGACCACGTGGTCGTCCTGCCGGGAAGTCCGCTGCACCAGGCAGCACTGGTGCTGAGTACCGTCACCGTGTTGTCCTGTGCCGCCGTTCTCGTCGCCGTGGCGTTGCGTGCCTGGTGGCGTCGACCGCGGCGTGGCGCTGATCTGCTGTGGTGCCTCGCGTTGTTGCTGTGCTGCGGCCTGCTGGCCGCTCTCCAGTTCGTCTTCCGCCGCCCCGGTCCGCCGGGGCAGCCGGAAGGCTTCAGCTACCCCAGCGGTCACGCCTCGGTCGCGGGGGCGTTCGCCGTGGTCGCGGTGCTGATCGCGGCGGTCTTCGTGCGAAAGTGGCTCCTCGTGGTGGTGGCTGTCCAGGGTGGCGCCCTCCTGCTCACCATGGCTGCCCGGGTGGCGCTCACCGAGCACTACGTCACCGACGTGCTCGGCGCGGTCCTCGGAATCTGTGCGGTGGGCTTGCTGGGTGCCGCTGCTGTCAAGCGCTGGTGGGTGGACAGCCCCGCCTGA